A window of Corallococcus macrosporus DSM 14697 contains these coding sequences:
- a CDS encoding B12-binding domain-containing radical SAM protein, translating into METPLTQRPGDTPQEARDSSRPDLHLVFPPQWSPLQPFLSTPSLKAYLEQKGHRIHQDDWNVVFYRWFVSRERLPLARARLERFIEALTDEHRLYRARCLQALATLDEYDSLIVQVEGLRTGDTYDTMEHFKDSVDALKSLLAAFSAAEPVIEVGTTSLQDGDALSSISSLLAFIDNRNANPFIPFFEAQVAGVQRLPRYFGVSIIGTEQIVAGLTLCRVLKQRHPDIPVLVGGSVFSRLVEKERTWVTQLFGRCFDFICRYEGERPLDRFLSVEDPRADHPPNFAFMKGEDLVLTPLGDSLPMSEVPTPDFEGLPLEEYLSPEIVLPLLTTRGCYWGKCAFCYHGMIYGDRYRMRAPEMIAKDLEVLNARYGVRHFAFNDEALPPKLFRMLPPAVPKGRYFFTALYKFEKYFTREDFRNMYDIGFRSLYIGLETASERVQRHMRKNNTQKVMVDNLQFAHDAGIWSHTFNFFGFPTETEEEAEETVQFLLGHADILHSEGTGTFVFEHNAPIHLSPEQFGVKSFKPRTDTVLDLFYEYEPDTGLDAAGAQAVLERYNRLKRERKLYQHGHWVDREHLLLLLSRYGRDALKKAFAEVEERERGYSAAELLRGYEFNTPEGKRHFVVNRRLRRVCVTNEDAVRIVGWLQFGASVEDLLSAYPALSAALDPVPEDVEELTSLREAS; encoded by the coding sequence ATGGAGACGCCCTTGACGCAGCGGCCCGGTGACACCCCCCAGGAGGCCCGCGACAGCTCGCGGCCGGACCTCCACCTCGTCTTTCCTCCGCAGTGGTCACCGCTCCAGCCCTTCCTGAGCACGCCGTCGCTCAAGGCCTACCTGGAGCAGAAGGGCCACCGCATCCACCAGGACGACTGGAACGTCGTCTTCTACCGCTGGTTCGTCAGCCGGGAGCGCCTGCCCCTGGCGCGCGCGCGGCTGGAGCGCTTCATCGAGGCGCTGACGGATGAGCACCGGCTCTACCGCGCCAGGTGCTTGCAGGCGCTGGCGACGCTGGATGAGTACGACTCGCTCATCGTCCAGGTGGAGGGCCTGCGGACCGGCGACACCTACGACACGATGGAGCACTTCAAGGACAGCGTGGACGCGCTCAAGTCACTGCTCGCGGCGTTCTCCGCGGCGGAGCCCGTCATCGAGGTGGGGACGACGTCGCTCCAGGACGGCGACGCGCTGAGCTCCATTTCGTCGCTCCTGGCCTTCATCGACAACCGCAACGCCAACCCCTTCATCCCGTTCTTCGAAGCGCAGGTCGCGGGCGTCCAGCGGCTGCCTCGCTACTTCGGGGTGTCCATCATCGGCACCGAGCAGATTGTCGCCGGCCTCACGCTCTGCCGCGTGCTGAAGCAGCGGCATCCGGACATCCCGGTGCTGGTGGGCGGCAGCGTGTTCTCCCGCCTGGTGGAGAAGGAGCGCACCTGGGTCACCCAGTTGTTCGGCCGCTGCTTCGACTTCATCTGCCGGTACGAGGGCGAGCGCCCGTTGGACCGCTTCCTGTCGGTGGAGGACCCGCGCGCGGACCACCCGCCCAACTTCGCCTTCATGAAGGGGGAGGACCTGGTGCTGACGCCGCTGGGCGACTCCCTGCCCATGAGCGAGGTCCCCACGCCCGACTTCGAGGGGCTGCCGCTGGAGGAGTACCTGTCCCCGGAGATTGTCCTGCCGCTGCTGACGACGCGCGGCTGCTACTGGGGCAAGTGCGCGTTCTGCTACCACGGGATGATCTACGGCGACCGCTACCGCATGCGCGCGCCCGAGATGATTGCCAAGGACCTGGAGGTGCTCAACGCGCGCTACGGCGTGCGGCACTTCGCCTTCAACGACGAGGCGCTGCCGCCCAAGCTCTTCCGGATGTTGCCGCCCGCCGTCCCCAAGGGGCGCTACTTCTTCACCGCGCTCTACAAGTTCGAGAAGTACTTCACGCGGGAGGACTTCCGGAACATGTATGACATCGGCTTCCGCTCGCTCTACATCGGGCTGGAGACGGCGTCCGAGCGCGTGCAGCGGCACATGCGCAAGAACAACACGCAGAAGGTGATGGTGGACAACCTCCAGTTCGCGCATGACGCGGGCATCTGGAGCCACACCTTCAACTTCTTCGGCTTCCCCACGGAGACGGAGGAGGAGGCGGAGGAGACCGTCCAGTTCCTGCTGGGGCACGCCGACATCCTGCACTCGGAGGGCACGGGCACCTTCGTCTTCGAGCACAACGCGCCCATCCACCTGTCGCCCGAGCAGTTCGGCGTGAAGTCCTTCAAGCCGCGCACGGACACCGTGCTGGACCTCTTCTACGAGTACGAGCCCGACACGGGGCTGGACGCGGCCGGCGCGCAGGCGGTGCTGGAGCGCTACAACCGCCTCAAGCGCGAGCGGAAGCTGTACCAGCATGGCCACTGGGTGGACCGGGAGCACCTGCTGCTGCTGCTCAGCCGCTATGGGCGGGACGCGCTGAAGAAGGCCTTCGCCGAGGTCGAGGAACGGGAGCGGGGCTATTCCGCGGCGGAGCTGCTGCGGGGCTATGAATTCAACACGCCCGAGGGCAAGCGCCACTTCGTGGTGAACCGGCGGCTGCGCCGGGTGTGCGTCACCAACGAGGACGCGGTGCGCATCGTCGGGTGGCTCCAGTTCGGCGCCAGCGTGGAGGACCTGCTCAGCGCCTATCCGGCGCTGTCGGCCGCGCTGGACCCGGTGCCCGAGGACGTGGAGGAGCTCACCTCGCTGCGGGAGGCCTCCTGA